The uncultured Bacteroides sp. DNA segment TGCCCGTCTGATGGCACTTAAAGGTGCTGAACTATTGATCTATCCCACTGCTATTGGTTGGGAAAGTACGGATGCTGAAGAAGAAAAGTCTCGCCAACTCAACGCTTGGATTATTTCGCAGAGAGCACATGCTGTAGCCAATGGACTACCTGTGATCTCGGTCAATCGTGTTGGGCATGAACCTGATCCTTCAGGGCAAACCAATGGCATCCAATTTTGGGGAAATAGTTTTGTAGCGGGTCCGCAAGGAGAATTTCTGGCACAAGCATCCAATGATACAAATGAGAATCTGATTGTTGAAGTAGATTTGGAACGTTCGGAAAACGTCCGTCGTTGGTGGCCTTTCTTGCGAGACAGACGTATTGATGAGTACGGTGGTCTAACTAAACGCTTTCTGGATTCTTAAATTAGAATTCAGAAAAACAATAAATAAATCAGCACTCTCATGTAGCATCTTAACCCCCAATGTTATGAAAAGTTGGATAGGAAGCTAAGATACCATCAAGGGTGCTGAATTTATATTTAATAAGCTCTGGCAAATATCACGCGACAAGCAGACGGCTTGCCCGTAACCATACATTTGCCGGGAGTTTTATCTCCTTCAAGAGGGATGCAACGAATTGTTGCCTTCGTTTCTTCCTTAATTTTTTCTTCTGTTTCGGGAGTACCATCCCAGTGAGCCAAGATGAAACCACCCTCTTCTATTTTTTCTTTGAATTCATCGTAACTTTCTACAGTGATTGTACGAGAGGTACGATAATCCAATGCTTTCTTATAAATATTGGCTTGAATTTCTTCCAATAGATTTTGAACGTACACCTCTATTCCTTCGCAAGAAATTGTTTCTTTCTCAAGCGTATCTCGGCGCATTACCTCCATCGTATTATTTTCCAAGTCACGTCCACCCATTACTAAACGTACAGGGACCCCTTTCAACTCATAATCGGCAAATTTGAATCCCGGACGTTTGTTGTCTGAGTTGTCGTATTTCACAGAGATTCCAAGTTTTTTAAGGCTACTAACAATGCCGGCTACTTTTTCATTTATCTGTGCCAACTGTTCGTCATTCTTATAAATAGGAACGATAACTACCTGAATAGGCGCCAAATGCGGAGGTAATACCAGCCCGTTATCATCAGAGTGAGCCATGATAAGTGCACCAATCAAGCGAGTGGATACTCCCCATGAAGTAGCCCAAACATACTCCATCTTATTTTCTTTGTTCACAAATTGAACATCGAATGCCTTTGCGAAATTTTGTCCCAAGAAGTGAGACGTACCGCTTTGCAATGCCTTTCCATCTTGCATCATAGCCTCAATGGTATATGTGTCTATCGCTCCGGCGAAACGTTCATTAGCCGATTTTACTCCCTTAACAACAGGTACAGCCATATATTGCTCAGCAAAATCACCATATATATTGAGCATACGTATTGCTTCTTCTTCCGCTTCCTCACGCGTGGCATGGGCCGTATGTCCCTCTTGCCACAAAAATTCAGAAGTCCGAAGGAATAAACGAGTACGCATCTCCCATCGCATCACATTTGCCCACTGATTACACAAGATAGGCAGGTCACGATAAGAATTAATCCAGTTCTTATAAGTATTCCAAATGATCGTTTCCGAAGTTGGACGGATGATGAGTTCTTCTTCGAGCTTAGCAGCCGGATCAACAATCACCTCTTTACCGTCGGCCGACATTTTTAGGC contains these protein-coding regions:
- the proS gene encoding proline--tRNA ligase, with amino-acid sequence MAKELKDLTKRSENYSQWYNELVVKADLAEQSAVRGCMVIKPYGYAIWEKIQRQLDDMFKETGHVNAYFPLLIPKSFLSREAEHVEGFAKECAVVTHHRLKMSADGKEVIVDPAAKLEEELIIRPTSETIIWNTYKNWINSYRDLPILCNQWANVMRWEMRTRLFLRTSEFLWQEGHTAHATREEAEEEAIRMLNIYGDFAEQYMAVPVVKGVKSANERFAGAIDTYTIEAMMQDGKALQSGTSHFLGQNFAKAFDVQFVNKENKMEYVWATSWGVSTRLIGALIMAHSDDNGLVLPPHLAPIQVVIVPIYKNDEQLAQINEKVAGIVSSLKKLGISVKYDNSDNKRPGFKFADYELKGVPVRLVMGGRDLENNTMEVMRRDTLEKETISCEGIEVYVQNLLEEIQANIYKKALDYRTSRTITVESYDEFKEKIEEGGFILAHWDGTPETEEKIKEETKATIRCIPLEGDKTPGKCMVTGKPSACRVIFARAY